A single window of Streptomyces griseoviridis DNA harbors:
- a CDS encoding ATP-binding cassette domain-containing protein, with protein sequence MIQAFGLTSNPRKDLPPAVDDISFEARAGQVTALLGSAGAGKTTALRLMLELQQGRGITYFRGRPLHRISHPSREVGVLLGGVPGHPARTVRGHLRMLCAAAGVAVRRADEVLEVVGLVSLRDERLGTLSRGMDRRLGLACVLLSDPHTLVLDEPADGLSARETRWLHGMLRAHAAQGGTVLITAADPKEVARSADRVVSLDQGRVVADQPAADFARTRLRPRVAVRSPHAARLAALLAKEARATHRSVEVVREGGNRLSVYGGTCADVGETAFRHGILVHQLADEIGDMGPGAGAEPDDAETPEGTPGTEPSRGAVDARGTGTEQERSAPDGSPERPVADREAPSTDGTAAARPESAPAARTAVSASRAPRTLDALPSLPPPISVRSAPSPLRPLRYEIRRAAGISTGFLIAAAVLVVSAVTAVLLARIGHTPQARLLAAWPQQVPLPPAALGAGLIGALAFGDEFRHPALAADRGTVPRRLGLLVAKLVVTAATAVALAFLTVGCDAELLYLVYGRELTQVPADWFSSSASWLGLVIGCAWAGVLAAGIFRSTTAGLAAVVAVPVIVVPLVHKALEGPSARTAAGFPLRVREVLLMQWPFGGERYLVAVARVLAQPVGSALALSVTVLLCAYLFTTLRARVR encoded by the coding sequence GTGATCCAGGCCTTCGGACTGACCAGCAACCCCCGCAAGGACCTTCCGCCCGCCGTCGACGACATCTCCTTCGAGGCGCGCGCGGGGCAGGTCACCGCCCTCCTCGGAAGCGCGGGCGCGGGGAAGACCACAGCGCTCAGACTCATGCTCGAACTCCAACAGGGCCGCGGCATCACCTACTTCAGAGGCCGCCCCCTGCACCGCATCTCCCACCCCTCCCGCGAGGTCGGCGTGCTCCTGGGCGGGGTGCCGGGCCACCCCGCCCGCACGGTCCGTGGACATCTGCGGATGCTGTGCGCCGCCGCCGGTGTCGCGGTGCGCCGCGCCGACGAGGTCCTGGAGGTCGTCGGCCTGGTCAGCCTGCGCGACGAAAGGCTCGGCACCCTCTCCCGGGGCATGGACCGCCGCCTCGGTCTGGCCTGCGTCCTGCTGTCCGACCCGCACACCCTCGTCCTCGACGAGCCCGCCGACGGCCTCTCCGCCCGCGAGACCCGCTGGCTGCACGGCATGCTGCGCGCCCACGCGGCCCAGGGCGGCACGGTCCTGATCACCGCGGCCGACCCCAAGGAGGTGGCACGCAGCGCCGACCGGGTCGTCTCCCTCGACCAGGGCAGAGTCGTCGCCGATCAGCCGGCCGCCGACTTCGCCCGCACCCGGCTGCGCCCGCGCGTCGCCGTCCGCAGCCCGCACGCGGCCCGGCTCGCCGCCCTGCTCGCCAAGGAGGCGCGCGCCACGCACCGCTCCGTCGAGGTGGTCAGGGAGGGCGGCAACCGGCTCTCCGTGTACGGCGGCACCTGCGCCGACGTCGGCGAGACCGCGTTCCGGCACGGCATCCTCGTCCACCAACTCGCCGACGAGATCGGCGACATGGGACCCGGCGCAGGAGCGGAGCCCGACGACGCCGAGACCCCTGAAGGGACGCCCGGGACGGAGCCGTCGCGAGGGGCCGTGGACGCCCGCGGGACGGGCACGGAGCAGGAGCGTTCCGCCCCGGACGGCTCGCCCGAGCGGCCCGTCGCGGACCGTGAGGCGCCGTCCACGGACGGAACCGCCGCCGCCCGCCCCGAGTCCGCCCCGGCCGCGCGGACCGCCGTCAGCGCCTCCCGCGCCCCGCGCACCCTCGACGCCCTGCCGTCCCTCCCGCCTCCCATCTCCGTGCGGTCCGCGCCCAGTCCGCTCCGCCCCCTGCGCTACGAGATCCGCCGGGCCGCCGGGATCAGCACCGGGTTCCTCATCGCGGCCGCCGTGCTCGTCGTGTCCGCCGTCACCGCCGTGCTGCTGGCCAGGATCGGGCACACCCCGCAGGCCCGGCTGCTGGCCGCCTGGCCGCAGCAGGTGCCCCTGCCGCCCGCGGCGCTCGGAGCGGGGCTGATCGGGGCCCTGGCCTTCGGCGACGAGTTCCGCCACCCCGCGCTGGCGGCGGACCGCGGCACCGTGCCCCGCCGGCTCGGGCTGCTCGTCGCCAAACTGGTCGTCACCGCCGCCACCGCCGTGGCGCTGGCCTTCCTCACCGTCGGCTGCGACGCCGAACTGCTCTACCTCGTCTACGGACGGGAGCTCACCCAAGTTCCCGCCGACTGGTTCTCGTCGAGCGCGAGTTGGCTCGGGCTCGTCATCGGGTGCGCCTGGGCCGGTGTGCTGGCCGCCGGCATCTTCCGGTCCACCACCGCCGGGCTCGCGGCCGTGGTCGCCGTACCGGTGATCGTCGTTCCGCTCGTGCACAAGGCCCTTGAGGGGCCGTCGGCGCGGACCGCGGCGGGCTTCCCGCTGCGGGTGCGTGAGGTGCTCCTGATGCAGTGGCCGTTCGGCGGGGAGCGGTACCTCGTCGCCGTCGCCCGGGTCCTCGCCCAACCCGTCGGCAGCGCGCTGGCGTTGTCGGTGACGGTGCTGCTGTGCGCATACCTGTTCACGACCCTGCGCGCCAGGGTCCGCTGA
- a CDS encoding NUDIX hydrolase, with protein sequence MPYDPSAFPPFAVTVDLVVLTVRRHALCALAVRRGESPFKGRWALPGGFVRADEDLAQAAARELAEETGLHAHDPAVPARDNGAHLEQLATYGDPERDPRMRVVSVAHLALAPDLPAPRAGGDASNARWAPVEELLQQDGYGRDGEAAAPLAFDHTRILSDGVERARSKIEYSSLATAFCPTEFTVGELRRVYEAVWAVALDPRNFHRKVTGTPGFLVPTGGTTTRQGGRPAQLFRAGGATLLNPPMLRPEV encoded by the coding sequence ATGCCCTACGACCCGTCAGCTTTCCCGCCGTTCGCCGTCACCGTGGATCTGGTCGTGCTGACCGTGCGCCGTCACGCTCTGTGCGCGCTGGCGGTGCGCAGGGGGGAGTCACCCTTCAAGGGGCGCTGGGCACTGCCCGGCGGCTTCGTACGGGCCGACGAGGATCTGGCGCAGGCCGCGGCGCGCGAACTGGCCGAGGAGACCGGACTGCACGCGCACGACCCCGCCGTCCCCGCCCGGGACAACGGCGCGCATCTCGAACAGCTGGCGACCTACGGCGATCCCGAGCGGGACCCCCGGATGCGCGTGGTGAGCGTCGCCCACCTGGCACTCGCCCCCGACCTGCCCGCACCCCGGGCCGGAGGCGACGCCAGCAACGCCCGCTGGGCGCCGGTCGAGGAACTCCTCCAGCAGGACGGATACGGCCGTGACGGCGAAGCCGCCGCGCCCCTCGCCTTCGACCACACGCGGATCCTGTCCGACGGCGTGGAACGCGCCCGCTCCAAGATCGAGTACTCGTCGCTCGCCACGGCGTTCTGCCCCACCGAGTTCACGGTCGGTGAGCTGCGCCGCGTCTACGAAGCGGTGTGGGCCGTCGCGCTCGACCCGCGCAACTTCCACCGCAAGGTGACCGGCACGCCGGGCTTCCTCGTCCCGACCGGCGGCACCACCACCCGGCAGGGCGGTCGCCCCGCCCAACTCTTCCGGGCCGGCGGCGCCACGCTCCTCAACCCGCCGATGCTGCGCCCCGAAGTGTGA
- a CDS encoding glycogen debranching N-terminal domain-containing protein, with product MHQPTSPSADDAPGTGPRTDGSPPSYGRVGDWDPAWSAAHRETGPAASEPSGPSMPPARQAPAPPPPPSAPLPPPPPPPLSPPVPPSAVPRTPYGTAPRVPTPPTRTTARPPRAAAPAGPVPPPLQPVGLPATHTALICVALPALAISTDQGQLNGQGLEGFYRAGRRTLSRCRLRVAGREPVAVQARMTAADRARFVGTLCTSPHGGPDPDVIVERVRHADGTERITLRSAAPRPLRLPVEVALGTDLADLGAIAAGTQGPELPADVHDSGLRWSGATGAVTVTTDPPPSDMLASAGLLRWEIELPAGASRTLELRARSEATPPLRTVARPATSPFATAQVSGDDPGIQQLLRTSIEDLQALLLRDPAHPADSWLAAGAPWRCGLAPAEALTAARMTLPLGTRLAAGTLRALVRAQLGGPEDRSGMIPGPRRDAGTRLPPGCTGTEATLLFPTLLAEAYRWGLPERETAELLPAAERCLSWLLATVDDRTYLCDPQPGGPVRCETQAHAHRAALLGAELLETYDRPGAAELRQWARELRRAFQAEFWIDDPSGGRPAAARMPDGTTVPQLAGSAAHLLDTGLLGGGLRAPGLLDRVQTEQLARLLGGPAMDSGWGLRGLGTKEPGHNPFGHRGGAVRVHETAVAAAGLAAAGYEKEASSLLRGTLAASAAFGHRLPEMYAGEQRGEGSAPLPHPAACRPAATAAAAGVLLTTTLAGIRPDAPAGTVTLRPWHSAPLGEIVLTGLRVAGAPFSVRVSRLGLAMVEEAAEGLQLGM from the coding sequence ATGCATCAGCCGACTTCGCCCTCCGCCGACGACGCCCCCGGCACCGGCCCCCGCACCGACGGATCACCGCCCTCCTACGGACGTGTGGGCGACTGGGATCCCGCCTGGTCCGCCGCACATCGAGAGACCGGCCCGGCGGCCTCCGAGCCGAGCGGACCCTCCATGCCCCCGGCACGCCAGGCCCCCGCGCCACCGCCACCGCCATCAGCTCCGCTCCCGCCACCGCCCCCGCCACCGCTGTCCCCTCCGGTCCCGCCCTCGGCGGTGCCCCGCACCCCGTACGGCACCGCACCCCGGGTGCCGACGCCTCCAACCCGCACGACCGCCCGTCCACCTCGTGCCGCAGCACCCGCCGGTCCGGTCCCGCCGCCGCTACAGCCCGTCGGTCTGCCGGCCACCCACACCGCCCTGATCTGCGTCGCCCTTCCGGCCCTCGCGATCTCCACGGACCAGGGGCAACTGAACGGGCAGGGGCTGGAGGGCTTCTACCGGGCGGGACGGCGGACGCTGTCCCGGTGCCGGCTCCGGGTGGCGGGGCGCGAACCGGTCGCCGTGCAGGCCCGGATGACGGCCGCCGACCGGGCCCGCTTCGTCGGCACCTTGTGCACCTCCCCGCACGGTGGCCCGGATCCGGACGTGATCGTCGAACGCGTCCGGCACGCGGACGGGACGGAGCGGATCACCCTGCGCAGCGCGGCCCCACGGCCGCTGCGGCTGCCGGTCGAGGTGGCGCTCGGCACGGATCTGGCCGACCTGGGCGCGATCGCGGCGGGCACCCAGGGGCCCGAACTGCCCGCCGACGTGCACGACTCCGGGCTGCGCTGGTCCGGTGCCACCGGGGCCGTGACCGTCACGACGGACCCACCGCCCTCGGACATGCTGGCCTCCGCAGGGCTGCTGCGCTGGGAGATCGAGCTGCCCGCGGGCGCCAGCCGCACCCTCGAACTACGGGCGAGGTCCGAGGCGACACCGCCCCTCCGTACCGTCGCCCGCCCGGCCACCAGCCCCTTCGCGACAGCCCAGGTGTCCGGCGACGACCCCGGTATCCAGCAGCTGCTGCGGACCAGCATCGAGGATCTCCAGGCACTGCTGCTGCGGGACCCCGCACACCCCGCGGACAGCTGGCTCGCGGCGGGGGCGCCCTGGCGCTGCGGCCTGGCCCCGGCCGAGGCGCTCACCGCGGCCCGGATGACCCTGCCCCTCGGCACCAGGCTCGCCGCCGGGACGCTGCGCGCTCTCGTGCGCGCCCAACTCGGCGGCCCGGAGGACAGGTCCGGCATGATCCCCGGGCCGAGGCGCGACGCGGGCACCCGCCTGCCACCGGGCTGCACCGGGACGGAGGCCACCCTGCTCTTCCCCACGCTCCTCGCGGAGGCGTACCGGTGGGGTCTGCCCGAGCGGGAGACGGCGGAACTGCTGCCGGCCGCCGAGCGCTGTCTTTCCTGGCTCCTGGCGACCGTCGACGACCGCACCTATCTGTGCGACCCGCAGCCGGGCGGGCCCGTCCGCTGCGAGACCCAGGCACACGCCCACCGCGCCGCGCTGCTGGGCGCCGAACTCCTGGAGACCTACGACAGACCGGGCGCGGCCGAGCTGCGGCAGTGGGCCCGGGAGCTACGGCGGGCCTTCCAGGCGGAGTTCTGGATCGACGACCCGAGCGGAGGGCGACCCGCGGCGGCCCGGATGCCCGACGGAACGACGGTGCCGCAGTTGGCCGGGAGCGCCGCCCACCTCCTGGACACCGGGCTGCTGGGAGGCGGCCTACGAGCGCCGGGCCTGCTGGACCGGGTGCAGACCGAGCAGCTCGCGAGGCTGCTGGGCGGCCCGGCCATGGACTCCGGCTGGGGACTGCGAGGACTCGGCACGAAGGAGCCAGGACACAACCCCTTCGGCCACCGGGGCGGTGCCGTGCGAGTGCACGAGACGGCGGTCGCGGCCGCCGGGCTGGCGGCAGCCGGCTACGAGAAGGAGGCGTCCTCCCTGCTGCGCGGCACACTGGCCGCCTCCGCCGCCTTCGGCCACCGGCTCCCCGAGATGTACGCGGGCGAACAGCGCGGCGAGGGCAGCGCGCCCCTCCCGCACCCCGCGGCCTGCCGTCCCGCCGCCACGGCCGCCGCGGCCGGCGTGCTGCTGACCACCACCCTCGCCGGAATCCGACCGGACGCCCCGGCCGGGACGGTCACGCTCCGCCCCTGGCACAGCGCGCCCCTCGGCGAGATCGTCCTGACGGGCCTGCGCGTCGCCGGCGCCCCGTTCTCGGTACGGGTCAGCAGACTCGGCCTCGCCATGGTCGAGGAAGCGGCCGAAGGGCTCCAACTGGGGATGTGA
- a CDS encoding FadR/GntR family transcriptional regulator, whose translation MSTLAHTMMTAARSADSGLVGPGELDRYPYADTPGPDRVGIPSWEGTESDLGRVGRRASGSRGRGLHGQLVQQLGQMIVSGDLGADRPLVPEEIGQRFEVSRTVVRESLRVLEAKGLVSARPNVGTRVRPVSDWNLLDPDIIEWRAFGPQRDDQRRELGELRWTIEPLAARLAAGHGREDVQQRLGDMVEIMGHAMGQGDALTFSRADAEFHALLIQLAGNRMLEHLSGIVSAALQVSGSPVTGCDRPNEVSLGHHGRIVDALAAADGCAAEVAMRQLLTVHPEVERVVPAPREH comes from the coding sequence GTGAGTACCCTTGCGCACACCATGATGACCGCCGCCCGCTCCGCAGACTCAGGTCTGGTCGGTCCGGGCGAACTCGACCGCTACCCCTACGCCGACACCCCTGGCCCCGACCGGGTCGGAATCCCCTCCTGGGAGGGCACGGAATCCGATCTCGGCCGCGTCGGCAGGCGGGCCTCAGGCAGCCGCGGACGCGGGCTGCACGGCCAACTCGTCCAACAGCTCGGCCAGATGATCGTCTCGGGCGACCTGGGCGCCGACCGCCCGCTGGTGCCCGAGGAGATCGGCCAGCGCTTCGAGGTGTCCCGCACCGTCGTCCGCGAGTCGCTCCGCGTCCTTGAGGCCAAGGGCCTGGTCAGCGCCCGCCCGAACGTCGGCACGCGCGTGCGTCCCGTCAGCGACTGGAACCTCCTCGACCCCGACATCATCGAGTGGCGCGCGTTCGGGCCGCAGCGCGACGACCAGCGCCGTGAGCTGGGCGAGCTGCGCTGGACCATCGAACCGCTGGCCGCGCGCCTGGCCGCCGGGCACGGCCGTGAGGACGTCCAGCAGCGGCTCGGCGACATGGTCGAGATCATGGGACACGCGATGGGCCAGGGTGACGCCCTGACCTTCTCCCGCGCGGACGCCGAGTTCCACGCGCTGCTCATCCAGCTCGCGGGCAACCGGATGCTGGAGCACCTCTCCGGGATCGTCTCGGCCGCCCTCCAGGTCTCCGGAAGCCCGGTCACCGGCTGCGACCGCCCGAACGAGGTGTCCCTCGGGCACCACGGCAGGATCGTCGACGCGCTCGCCGCGGCCGACGGCTGCGCGGCCGAGGTCGCCATGCGCCAACTGCTCACCGTTCACCCCGAGGTGGAGCGCGTGGTGCCCGCCCCGCGCGAGCACTGA
- a CDS encoding DUF4192 domain-containing protein, whose translation MTNHGETTGSSENGKAIGREAHGPRAGQGGHGGSARPGRHPEPTAYVGRGTAHGVTLRTPAELADALPYLLGYRPEDSIVLLALDGDDTGGRFGGRARLGIPPTRADWKCAARELVRGLVTGGERRGARPRQMVIYLCQEPAPGETAQEVMRRLAPLAAELHEACGDLRVSVAEALCIADGRFWSYNCGEPLCCPPEGTPMGLPGTSVLAAAATYAGLQVRGTLRELRARLQPWETAAAREQETALDTAAMALIPKILDDTECVRVATETLELAERLMRRLSGARPVSGMLPADLRDDDLIGYDEAATLILGLQDRVTRDHAAEWMEGDEAGPALRLWRALARRCVGPYNEHAAAPLTLAGWVAWSTGDELEAREAFAMALGVDPEYLFARLLHQACNEGLDPESVRRCLRTERRDRRRPVDQGSSAAGPRRPRDRQEPGPEENSTHVDTTTGDSPTPEPSRGRRRVRTGTGTGTGTGTSRPARTNARGSGATVPRPRTPATSGPGGTHPGSERADGSRPRPARKDTAQRRDDRSGDALPAGDGVEEGT comes from the coding sequence ATGACGAATCACGGCGAAACCACTGGATCCTCCGAGAACGGCAAGGCGATCGGACGCGAGGCGCACGGCCCCCGCGCCGGACAGGGCGGCCATGGGGGCTCGGCCCGACCCGGCAGGCACCCCGAGCCGACCGCCTACGTCGGGCGGGGGACCGCGCACGGGGTCACCCTGCGCACCCCCGCGGAACTGGCCGACGCCCTGCCCTACCTTCTCGGCTACCGCCCCGAGGACAGCATCGTCCTGCTCGCCCTGGACGGCGACGACACCGGCGGCAGGTTCGGCGGCCGGGCCCGGCTCGGTATTCCGCCGACGCGAGCCGACTGGAAGTGCGCCGCCCGCGAACTGGTCCGAGGACTGGTGACGGGGGGCGAGCGCCGGGGAGCCCGACCGAGGCAGATGGTCATCTACCTGTGCCAGGAACCCGCACCAGGGGAGACCGCGCAGGAGGTCATGCGACGACTGGCACCCCTCGCCGCCGAGCTGCACGAGGCCTGCGGCGATCTGAGGGTGTCGGTCGCCGAGGCACTCTGCATCGCGGACGGCCGCTTCTGGTCCTACAACTGCGGTGAGCCGCTCTGCTGCCCGCCCGAAGGCACGCCGATGGGCCTGCCCGGCACGTCCGTGCTGGCCGCCGCCGCGACCTACGCGGGACTCCAGGTGCGAGGCACCCTGCGCGAGCTGCGGGCCCGGCTCCAGCCCTGGGAGACGGCCGCCGCGCGGGAGCAGGAGACCGCTCTGGACACGGCCGCCATGGCGCTGATCCCCAAGATCCTGGACGACACCGAGTGCGTCCGCGTGGCCACCGAGACCCTGGAGCTGGCCGAGCGCCTCATGCGCCGCCTCTCCGGCGCCCGACCCGTGTCAGGGATGCTCCCGGCCGACCTCCGCGACGACGACCTGATCGGCTACGACGAGGCCGCCACCCTGATCCTCGGCCTCCAGGACCGCGTCACCCGCGACCACGCGGCCGAATGGATGGAGGGCGACGAGGCAGGACCCGCCCTTCGCCTCTGGCGAGCCCTGGCCCGCCGCTGTGTCGGCCCCTACAACGAGCACGCGGCGGCGCCGCTGACCCTCGCCGGATGGGTCGCCTGGTCCACCGGCGACGAACTGGAAGCCCGCGAAGCCTTCGCCATGGCCCTCGGAGTCGACCCCGAGTACCTCTTCGCCCGCCTCCTGCACCAGGCCTGCAACGAGGGTCTGGACCCGGAGTCCGTCCGCCGCTGCCTCCGCACGGAACGGCGGGACCGCCGGCGCCCGGTCGACCAGGGTTCGTCGGCCGCCGGGCCACGACGCCCCCGCGACCGGCAGGAACCGGGACCCGAGGAGAACTCGACGCACGTGGACACGACGACCGGCGACTCCCCGACGCCGGAACCCTCCCGCGGCCGACGCAGGGTCCGCACCGGCACCGGCACCGGCACCGGCACCGGCACGTCCCGTCCGGCGCGGACGAACGCACGGGGGAGCGGCGCGACCGTCCCACGCCCCCGCACGCCCGCCACCTCGGGGCCCGGGGGCACACACCCCGGCAGCGAACGAGCCGACGGTTCGCGCCCCCGTCCCGCCCGCAAGGACACCGCACAGCGCCGCGACGACCGCAGCGGCGACGCCCTCCCGGCGGGCGACGGGGTGGAGGAGGGGACGTGA
- a CDS encoding RecQ family ATP-dependent DNA helicase, translating to MEHTSSTELRAAADTVLARLVGDATGTARLREDQWRAIEALVAHGRRALVVQRTGWGKSAVYFVATSLLRARGSGPTVIVSPLLALMRNQVEAAARAGIHARTINSSNIEEWGTVQAEIAAGQVDVLLVSPERLNNPDFRDEVLPALAAATGLLVVDEAHCISDWGHDFRPDYRRLRTMLGDLPSGVPVLATTATANARVTADVAEQLGTGGSSDALVLRGPLDRESLSLGVLRLPDAAHRMAWLADHLDELPGSGIIYTLTVAAAEEVTAFLRHRGHTVASYTGKTENADRQQAEDDLLANKVKALVATSALGMGFDKPDLGFVVHLGSPSSPIAYYQQVGRAGRGVEHAEVLLLPGREDEAIWEYFASLAFPSEELVRRTLDVLARAERPLSLPALEPLVELRRSRLESMLKVLDVDGAVKRVKGGWISTGQPWAYDAERYAWVARQRGAEQQAMRDYASTSGCRMEFLQRQLDDEGAKPCGRCDNCAGARFTVDMSPAALDAARVDLGRAGVEVEPRRMWPTGLPAVGVDLKGRIPAGEQAAEGRALGRLSDIGWGNRLRPMLAPTAPDGPLPDDVAHAVVGVLVDWAKGPGGWASGAAGAQQRPVGVVTVASRTRPQLVGSLGARIAEVGRLPLLGSLEYTGDTTHVSRSNSAQRLKALDGALSVPPALASALAEAQGPVLLVDDFTETGWTLAVAARMLRRAGAQGVLPLVLAVQG from the coding sequence ATGGAGCACACGAGCAGCACGGAACTCCGGGCGGCGGCCGACACCGTCCTCGCCCGCCTCGTCGGGGACGCGACCGGGACGGCCCGGCTGCGCGAGGACCAGTGGCGGGCGATCGAGGCGCTGGTCGCGCACGGCCGCCGGGCGCTCGTCGTGCAGCGCACCGGATGGGGCAAGTCCGCCGTCTACTTCGTGGCGACCTCGCTGCTGCGGGCGCGGGGCAGCGGGCCGACGGTGATCGTGTCCCCCCTCCTCGCGCTCATGCGCAACCAGGTCGAGGCCGCCGCGCGGGCCGGTATCCACGCGCGGACCATCAACTCCTCCAACATCGAGGAGTGGGGCACGGTCCAGGCCGAGATCGCGGCCGGTCAGGTGGACGTTCTCCTGGTCTCGCCCGAGCGGCTCAACAACCCCGACTTCCGCGACGAGGTGCTGCCCGCGCTCGCCGCGGCCACCGGGCTCCTCGTGGTGGACGAGGCGCACTGCATCTCCGACTGGGGACACGACTTCCGCCCCGACTACCGGCGGCTGCGCACCATGCTGGGCGACCTCCCGTCCGGCGTTCCGGTCCTCGCGACCACGGCGACCGCCAACGCGCGCGTGACGGCCGACGTGGCGGAACAGCTGGGCACCGGAGGCTCGTCCGACGCCCTGGTGCTGCGCGGTCCGCTGGACCGGGAGAGCCTGAGCCTCGGTGTGCTGCGCCTGCCCGACGCGGCGCACCGGATGGCCTGGCTCGCCGACCACCTCGACGAGTTGCCGGGCTCCGGGATCATCTACACGCTGACCGTGGCCGCCGCCGAGGAGGTCACCGCCTTCCTGCGGCACCGGGGGCACACCGTCGCCTCGTACACGGGGAAGACGGAGAACGCCGATCGGCAGCAGGCCGAGGACGATCTGCTCGCCAACAAGGTGAAGGCGCTGGTCGCCACGTCCGCGCTCGGCATGGGCTTCGACAAGCCGGACCTCGGATTCGTGGTGCACCTCGGGTCGCCGTCGTCGCCGATCGCCTACTACCAGCAGGTGGGCCGTGCGGGGCGCGGTGTCGAGCACGCCGAAGTACTGCTGCTGCCCGGCCGGGAGGACGAGGCGATCTGGGAGTACTTCGCCTCGCTCGCCTTCCCCTCCGAGGAGCTGGTGCGGCGCACCCTGGACGTCCTCGCCCGCGCGGAGCGCCCCCTGTCGCTGCCCGCCCTGGAACCGCTGGTGGAGCTGCGGCGCTCCCGCCTTGAGTCGATGCTGAAGGTTCTCGACGTCGACGGCGCGGTCAAGCGGGTCAAGGGCGGCTGGATCTCCACCGGGCAGCCGTGGGCCTACGACGCCGAGCGGTACGCCTGGGTGGCGCGCCAGCGCGGGGCCGAGCAGCAGGCCATGCGCGACTACGCGTCGACGAGCGGCTGCCGGATGGAGTTCCTCCAGCGGCAGTTGGACGACGAGGGCGCCAAGCCCTGTGGCCGCTGCGACAACTGCGCGGGGGCCCGGTTCACCGTGGACATGTCTCCCGCCGCGCTGGACGCGGCGCGTGTCGACCTCGGCCGGGCCGGTGTCGAGGTGGAGCCGCGCCGCATGTGGCCGACCGGGCTGCCCGCGGTCGGCGTGGACCTCAAGGGCCGGATCCCGGCGGGCGAGCAGGCCGCCGAGGGGCGCGCGCTGGGACGGCTCTCGGACATCGGCTGGGGCAACCGGCTGCGCCCCATGCTCGCGCCCACGGCCCCCGACGGCCCCCTGCCGGACGACGTGGCGCACGCCGTCGTCGGGGTCCTCGTCGACTGGGCCAAGGGGCCCGGTGGCTGGGCGTCGGGGGCGGCGGGCGCGCAGCAGCGGCCGGTGGGGGTCGTCACGGTCGCCTCACGCACGCGTCCTCAGCTGGTCGGTTCGCTGGGCGCGCGCATCGCGGAGGTCGGCAGGCTGCCGTTGCTGGGCTCCCTTGAGTACACGGGCGACACCACTCATGTCTCGCGCAGCAACAGCGCGCAGCGTCTCAAGGCGCTCGACGGGGCGTTGAGCGTGCCGCCCGCGCTGGCCTCCGCTCTCGCCGAAGCCCAGGGGCCGGTGCTGCTGGTGGACGACTTCACCGAGACGGGGTGGACGCTCGCGGTCGCGGCCAGGATGCTCCGCAGGGCCGGCGCGCAGGGGGTGCTGCCCCTCGTGCTGGCCGTACAGGGCTGA